A part of Myxococcus landrumus genomic DNA contains:
- the tolR gene encoding protein TolR: MGMGGGNRGGGRTTMSEINVTPMVDVMLVLLIIFMVTAPLIQQGVKVNLPETKAAPVEATEKKVVLSIDAGKKVYIGDAEVPMEELETKLAANAKVQADKEVFLHADRDVPYGVVVEVMAAAQRAGINNVGMITDPSTGSKTSNAPSTSKKPKEAKR, translated from the coding sequence ATGGGAATGGGCGGAGGCAATCGCGGCGGTGGCCGCACCACGATGAGCGAAATCAACGTCACGCCGATGGTCGACGTGATGCTGGTGCTGCTCATCATCTTCATGGTGACCGCGCCCCTCATCCAGCAGGGCGTGAAGGTGAACCTGCCGGAGACGAAGGCCGCGCCCGTGGAGGCGACGGAGAAGAAGGTCGTCCTCTCCATCGACGCCGGCAAGAAGGTCTACATCGGCGACGCCGAGGTGCCGATGGAGGAGCTGGAGACGAAGCTTGCCGCCAACGCCAAGGTGCAGGCGGACAAGGAGGTCTTCCTCCACGCCGACCGCGACGTGCCCTATGGCGTCGTGGTGGAGGTCATGGCGGCGGCGCAGCGCGCGGGCATCAACAACGTGGGCATGATTACGGACCCGTCCACGGGGTCCAAGACGTCCAATGCTCCGTCGACCTCGAAGAAGCCGAAGGAGGCGAAGCGCTAG